The following DNA comes from Lynx canadensis isolate LIC74 chromosome B1, mLynCan4.pri.v2, whole genome shotgun sequence.
ACAGCTTGTGCAATTTGACTATTGCCCTTGAACGAATGTCCCCTATTTTCTTACAGGAGGTAAACATCAATGCAATTTCGAAGGATAGAGTATATACACAATTTTATTCAATACTTTATATTATGCTACAAATATGTACaatttcaataataaattaagaataaatgaatgaaataagtaCGAAGACAGTTCATAGACACCATGTTGCTCAATGACATTTTTCTGCCTTCATTTCTAAGAGTTCGTGTGAGCCAAGATTCCAGATTGTCCTCTtgttaaaaaaattggggcagcATGCATGAAATGAGGAGTTTCACAGCCTCTAAGCCGCAGGAAGATGTTTGCTAACAGTAGAAATGCTGAAGGGGATCAATCACAATCAAGAAGAGTTGATAAACATTTGTACAATATGTACAAAACTCTGCAGAAATTCTTTAATGTTCTTTTCCTCCAGTTCCTCACATTCTTTGCATCCTGTTTCAGTTATATTCTagtgaataagaagaaaagattagatTGCAAAGACTACTATATCCCTTTCCTGGGAATATCACATCATTTGAACCATACAGTGAGGTCTTGAGACATAAAAACTTTGGCACATTAATGTCATATTTGGAAAAGCCACTGGAAAAAACTGGGAGATCTGGTTTAGGCTTATTTTTCCTATAATGGGTTAAGGACATTGGAGAAATAAGCCATGTCTATCAGACCATGGACTTCCTGCTTAGAGCCCTTCAGTAGTTTCTGATCATCTACCCCATAAAGACTATGCCTCCCTTGCATGGGACACAGGCCCTCCTTGAGGGGTTCCTCACCTGTTTCTTTCACCTGTCCCCACCACCTCCAATGACATACCCTAACTACAATGAGCTCATGCCTTTACCCCCACATACACATCATGCTATTAGATGCCCCAGtgcctttgttcttctctctgcATATTCCACACTTGCTATTTTAGCTACCACTACGCAGGCTGAGATTACTCAGGTCCTATCTCCATTAGGAAGGCATTCCTAAACCTAGGAGTTCCCCAGGTTGGGCTAAATGTTTCATCTTTACATTCTCAGAACTCTCCCTCATATATcaatcatatcatatcatatcatatcatatcatatattgATATTAGGGagttttttgatttttatacCACTAGTCTCTAGGCTTTTCTAAGAGCACAAGgccatatatttttgtttccctagcCTTTAGCATAAGGCCTAGCACATAGCATTCCCCCAGTCATCGCTGGTTGAACTAAACTATTTAGGTGAATACCACAAATTGTAATTCAAACACCGTTTCATGGATAACTAGAATATTCCAAATGTAGTAATCATAAATAAACTACTTAGAGATCATCCAAACCAGGAAAGCTGTACCAGCAAAAATCAAAATTAGATTTTATGTCCATTAAGCACTTGAAATTCAGATTCACCAACATTTATCAAGCACATACTCTATGCCAGGGACTGTCATATTCTATGCAGCGCTGCCCTATTTGAAAATAATCATGTCAGATAGCAAGGCAGAGATATTACACGATGCACCTCAGTTGACATAACCAGTGAAATGCTCTGCATCCAGCTCTTCTGACTGCAATCTTGCCAGCTCCTTCTACTACACGTGCTACACATACCAGGCCGTGATGACGGTGACTGTGAACATTCACATTGAATATTCTACCAATAACAGAGAGGTAACCTATCACAAGAGTATTTTAAACATCAGTATAggcatttcataaatatattaagtGTCTAGAATATGCCCGGCATTGTTCTGGGAGCTGGGATACAgctctaaaacacacacacatatacacagacacacagaaatacCTGCCCCTTAGACACTGACATTCTAGTAGGGAAAAGCAGACAAGTAAGTAAAATGTCAGATAGGGGGGCgtgcagagaaggggacagggtgTGGGGGTGGATTGCAACTGTGAAGAGGTGACATCACTGAGAAGGAGACATTTAAGCAAAGACCTTAAAGCAACCTGGCATTTTTAGAGCAGTTCAGGGTGTCCAGCCCTACTCGCTCAGAGGGTCTTGGCACATTCAGTTTCCTCTGCCTGTTAAACATACTTCCCCAGATAGGAGGCTCATTCCCTCATGTCTTTCCAAATGTCAGCTTAGCAGGTAAACCTCTAAAATAGAACCCCAGCCCTCTTACCTGCCTTCTTTTTGGCCACTGATTTAATAAATAACTGAGTcattattcatttccttttgcctGCTTTATTTATGATTTACGTTTTACTTATGTCCCTTAAGAGCAGAGACCATGTGTGTTTTTTCACTTCTGTTATCCTGAAGGCCTACAACGAGGCCCCAAAAGTATATGTTAAATTCATGAATTATTGTTATGCCTTCTTTGTTTGTAAAACTTCCTTCTATCCACTCTGCTTTGGCCACTAGTGTTTTGCCATGAAAACCCTCATTCTTTtacttcagggcctttgcccagCTCACCCTCAGGCCTGCTGTGGGAGTCCCTCGCATTTTCTCTCCTAGAACCATACTTCTCGTGGTGCATGGCAAGGCCCAAATTCtacttgaatttttaatatttttattagtatctTCTTGTGGCATTTGTCCTTCCAGTGGATAAGAAGAAGACCTCCCCTGAAGCGAAGCCGCTTGGGTATGAATCCGGCTCCCCATTTTACCAGCTGTGTGGACTGGAGGAAGTGATTCAAGCCCTTGGTGCTCCGATTTCTTCAAccttaaaacagaaacaaggaggggcacctgggcagctcatttggttaagagtctgactcttgatctcggctcaggtcgtgatctcacagttcatgagtttgagccccacatcaggctctgtgctggccgtgtggagcctgcttaggattctgtctctccctctttctcccccttcccctcatgcattctctctctctctcaaaataaataaataaacttaaaaaaaaaaaaaacagaaacaagggtAACTCACAGATTTATTGTGAGGATGTAATGAATCACCGTTTAAGCCTCaaagaacagtgtctggcatagaGTAATTACTGAATAAATGTGAATTGCTATTATTGATGCTAAACACTTAACCATGTAATTAGACCGATGTCTATCCACTGCACCTGGTGATAAACACCTTGGGGCCAACGACCTCACTGGTTCATCACTGTCACTCTAGCACAAAAGGGCCTGGAATCAcgcagtaaatgtttgttgaatgaatacactGATAGACCACTTTAGGATTTTGGACACACTACTGATGGTGCCAGTTCTGAAGGTCACTCCGCTGGCATTAACTCCCTCTCCCGAGTGCCTCTTCAGACAATCTGCTTGTTCATTACATCCAGCTAATGACTTCTCCCAACCAAGACATAAACATCCGATATAGCTCTGTATGACTATTGGGTAACTCACCCTGTTAGAAGATAAACCGCTATTTGCTAGGATAATAATGTTTTCTACTGTTTGATGAATGGTCTCATTTTTGGACTCAAGCGAAATAACATGTAACTCCAGGAGAAAGCACTTCATCGCTGTTACTTTGCAATTGGGCTAAAAAAAGAGTTACAAAgaatcactttgaaaaaaaattatctttccatTATGCACTTTTACATAGAtgcaattttgatttttttaaaaagttaatccaaatattttataaagaaacacaaaacccCTAAGAAGTTTTACACAGGAGGcaattttttgctttgttttgtttttaaatcaaaaccaaaacaaacggACAATAAAACAATCTAAAAAGATGGCAATAGTATACAGAAGAAAGAACACAAAGCTAGAAAACATGGCAATAACAGGCCACTTTTTCTCAATGAGAGCATTTCCTCCTTGTAAAAGGGTAGTAATACCAGCCTGAGACTCTCAAAACATTAGTATAGATAGTCTgctaaaagaatttttagaatCAGCCTGTACTGTTAATATCTGAAACAGTGACAGCTGCTGGCCATGCTAGTTCCATAAGTCCCAGAGCTCCAGGGGCAGAAGAAATCCCaagaaatttattagaaaaatcaGGGTAGGGGTACTGCCCATTCATGGGCTGGCCACATCAGAAAGGTACCTTTCAGATACCACAAAAATATGTTTCCCACAATAGTGACTTTAACAAAATCcccaacttaaaagaaaagaagcattaATGATCATCTGGGGATGTGACCATGGATTGTCTGACTTTAGGTTCTCACTGCCTTGTACAGTGCCTGGGATCCTACAGGCACTTCTAGAATGCTTACTGAATGGatgaagggaggagggaacatACCCACATGCCTGGCATTGGCCATATTCCTTATCTCCCACAGCAGCTGCTCAGGATTGCAAGGGTAAATACCATCCCCacagatagataggtaggtaggtaggtagataaaataataaataaaactgaggctcataaATGTTTAGTGACTTCTTGGGCAACGCACCTAGGAAGTGGCTGAATCAGAGTTTACATCTAAATTTCAACCTCAGCTTCTTTCTATAAGCCATGAGTTACAAGGTTATCTTCTTGCAAAAAAAGCAATCTCAGGTTGCTGAGTTTGGGTGGTTACCTGACTGCTCTctactttgaaagaaaaatggaaaacatactAAAGCCTAAGGAGGAAGACAATGTCTATGTGTAGCACCACTATCCAAGGGGTTGATGAATATCTGGTTTTTCTAGCTTGTGGTGAAGCCCTCTTCCCAAAGCTGAAAAAGCCTTCACAGGTGcaaattcttccatttcagaGAAGTTCTAATTGAGCAATCACAGAGAGTGGACTCACTGTCCTCCTCGCACACAACATAGCGTTTGTTTTCCGTGAGGTGAAAAAGTTGGggatttgtttcttgttttttagtAGCCAACCCAGAGGGAAAGAACAGCAACATAGCTAAAATTATACATGCCTTAGGCAATGTCAGTGTATTAACGAAACAAGTTCAAGATCATTTTTTAATTCTGATAGGTTTTATgagttgtgtttatttcttttctcacatcGAGAGTAACTGGCCAGAATTCTTTTCTGACAATTGTAGAGATTCATGCAAAATGTGGAACATGAGTGCATTTAAGCAATttgtagaaaatataattaagcGTGGAAATACACTCCAGGACTGGAAACAAGGGCTATGGCGGACAGCTTTAAATTGAATCCATTAACCTGATTTTTGCACTTAATTGCATCATGATCTAATTGcatcataaaatatgtaatatattttgtttgaCATTGATGGAAAAggctgttttatattttgatttggtACCATTATGAAAATAGCATCTATGTAAGCTCTTTGTCCCCAAGTCCCACAACCTTAACAATTACTTACAAAATGCATTGATCGCATGTTGTCAGAACACAACAAAAGTTAGACTTAAAAACTATACATCCTTCAGTAAGTTTATGAAAATATACTTCTTCAACTTTTGAAAAGtggaaaatataacaattttcaaaaaaaataaactctactcACATGAACATCACTTTCAGTATATAAAGTGGCATCGATATGTAAGGACTGAAAGGGAACAAAATTAGATGATATGAAAAATTATGACCTGCTTTAGATATAGTGAAAACAACTTACtgaacattttaaactttttaaattacattttttaaaattttgagatgaTTTCAGTTTCATATGCAATTGTAAGAGAAAATGTAGAGAGATCCCACAAACCCTTCACCATTCCTCAGTGGGAATATTCTGAATGCCATAGTACAATACCATAACCAGGAAACTGACACTCATATGATCCACCCACCTTGTTGAGATTTCACCAGTTCCATGTGCACTGATGTGGCTATGTAGTTCTACTCAGTTTTACCAGATGTGTAAATTCATGTAACCACCTCCACAGTTAAGGcacagaacagttccatcaccaTTAAAATCCTCCTCCCACACTTTCATAGCCCAAACCACCTTTCTCCCTACACATTCCACCCCCCACTTTCTAATCCCTGGCACccacttctctcttctccattcctATATCACTTCAAGAAtgttatgtaagtggaatcatatagtacataaccttttgagactggctttttgAAAAACTTAATAGACTATTCTTTGAGCCGTTGTAGGTTTCTGGAACATGAGAAGAAAGTACAGAAACTTCCCAAACTTCCTTGTCCCCCTGCACAGTTTCTTCTATTATTAGTATCTTGCATTAGCGTGGTACATctattacaattgatgaaccaataCTGATACATCTGTAACAAAAGTTCGTAGATTACATTGGGAGTCACTCTtagtgttgtatattctatgaattttaaccaatatataatgacatgtatccaccattacagtatcacacaaataattttattataaaaatcacCTGTGCTCCATCTAtcatctctccctttcctctaaCACCTGGAAACCACTGATGTTTTTACTATATCCATTTGACATTCTTATCCATTGGATACATTCTGcatccattggatattcttatcCATTGGACATTCTTATCAAATGGATACATTATGTATCCATTCTTgcagaatgtcatagagttggaacCACTTGTAACCTTTttagattggctttttttcactcagtgatatgtttttaaggtttctccatgtcttttcatgtccagaagctcatttctttttattgctgaataatattctattgtatggatgtacctCTGTTAGCTTATTCAGACTGGCTTTTTTTCACACTGCATAATACTTTAGAGAGCCATCCAACTTGTTGTATcagcaatttttccttttatttgctcAGTATTATTCCATGAttaatgtaccacagtttattcatctgttcaagggcatttgggctgttttcagtttttagctattataaataaaggtCTACGAACGTACATGTGCCTGTTTTCCTGTGGaggtaagttttcatttctctgatatAAATGTTCAAGAGTGCAACTGTTGGATCACATGGCAAATGTGTTTTATATTGGTGgcaaatttgttttataaaaaacaCCCAAACTATTTTAGAGTAGCTATAAAATCTTACATTCTCATCAGACATATGTgtgatccagtttctccacatccttgccagcatttagcattattactttcaatttaaatattcttacaAGAGTATAGTGATATGTCATTGTCGTTTTAATCTGCAACCTCTAAATAATATGCAGCAATTTATGGGTACTTTCTTCCAGAAAAAAGTCTTGGAGTgatttataatttcttcctttctaatctgccCACGTTTAGTTCTTGTTCTTGCCTTGCCAATTTACCTAAAGTTCCAACACTGTTTT
Coding sequences within:
- the IL15 gene encoding interleukin-15, which produces MRISKPYLRSTSIQCYLCLLLNSHFLTEACIPVFILSCISAGLPKTEANWQDVISDLKIIDKLIQSLHIDATLYTESDVHPNCKVTAMKCFLLELHVISLESKNETIHQTVENIIILANSGLSSNRNITETGCKECEELEEKNIKEFLQSFVHIVQMFINSS